Genomic DNA from Chitinivibrionia bacterium:
TGCAAAAAATGGAAAGCGAACTGAAAAGCATTATCGGCACACATTCATTTGAGTCATTTTGCTCGTCGAATAATCAACTCGACCATTTTCGTTGCACTGTAAATTCAGCCGAAATTGTAAAAATCGACGAATATTCTTTCTACATAAAAATCGCCGCAAATCGCTTTCTTTACAATATGGTACGCTCTATTGTCGGAACGCTTGTTGATATTTCACGCGGGAAATTAAATATTACAATGAGCGAAATATTGGCGCAAAAAAACAGAAAATTTGCAGGAACAACCGCACCTGCTAAGGGGTTGGTTCTGGAGGATGTTCGGTATGACGCCGCCGTTGATAATAAATTACCGCAAAATACACAAAAGGCGAAATAAGGCTACCGATAAAATTTGCTATTATATCCCCGATGTCATTCCCCGAACGCCCCGGAACAAAAGATTGATGAAATTCGTCTAAAATTCCGAAAACCGTACCTGTAATAACAACCAACGCCCCCCAAAAAAGAGGTTTTGCAAGCCATTTTTCACGAGGTATCCATAAACAAAGAAATGTTCCCAAAGTGAAATAGGCAATAATGTGTTTTAATTTGTCGTTAAGTTCAAAAGCATTCAAAAACTCGTTGTCTCCGTGCAAAGAGGAAAGAGTGAAAATGACTATCATTATCAGAATTGCGGGAATTTTTCTTATTATATTTTTGCTCACTTTGCTCCTTTTTTCAACGCTATTCTGCGCGGTAAAATACTAATTTCCAAATAGTAAATGGTCTTTTTTCTGTTCTTTTATAACCATTCTCAATACCCAACCATGCAATCAAAAATCTTTTTACCTTTATACTCTACCCACTTGAATTGTGGTTTCCCGATATTTTCATTATTGCGAAAATCGAAAGTAAGTAAAAAGCCCAGATTATTGTTTTTGCTTTCTAAATAGTCGCAAAGTTGGTCGTATGCTTTTTCGTGTGCCGCTTCGCCATACCAGAGTTTGAGTTCCACAATAAATTGATCGGTAAAATAATCGACAACAACGTCCATTCGTCGAGCATTACGAGTTTCGCTTTCTATATGATAGAACCCTTTTCCGTTAATCAAGGGTTTCATATATGTCAAAAATAACATTCGACATTCGTCTTCTAAGAAGTTCTTGCCGCTTTCTTTGAAAAGTTCGTAGTAATGCTCCGTAAATTTTTGGACACAAAGCTCCATATCAAACTTGCTGTTTTCGATTATATCTTCCGGAAGCACCCGATTTATGCTAATACCTTTCAATTGTTTTTTTATTGAAAAATAAGAACAAATAACAGTCTCAAAAATCAAATTATCTATTACTGCTTGTCCATTTTTATTGCGCAAAAAGCCAAATGTTATGCCTAAATCCATCGCTGGTTCTGCAGTATTGTAAACATAAGAATTCCCGTTTATTGCTATGTCGTATAGCAAATCGGCAAGTTCTTTGTTGCTGTCAATATTTTTACCCAAATCGTCAATTAATGTGCTTTTTTCTTGAAGAATTATTTTTACTGCTTCTTGAACGCCTGCAACTGTCCAGCTTTTACTTACTTCTAAGCATTGACAAATTCGCGAAACAAGATAAGGATAGCCACTTGTATATTTGCGAATTTCTTGTGCAATTTCTTCGATATTCATTCCTGTTTTATAGTCGTTTTCATATTCGGTAAGCATTGACGCTATTTCTTTGACATTCAACGACATATCAACAGTAAAGTTTATGGCTATATTCCAAGGCGAGTTTAGGCGTTTTTCACCATCTTTTAATTCGTGTATTCCGGCTGATACCATCTTTACTTTCAGGTTTTTGATGTCGTAAACACCTGCCAAAATTACAGATTGAAATGTCGCACCAACTTTATCCGCTCTTTTAAGGTGTTTATCTCGTAGCACTCCGAGAAACTTTAAAAACAGAAGATTATTTGACGATTTATCTACTTCGTCTATCATTAGAACGAAGTTTTTTTCTTTGCAAACTTTACTCAAAAAGATGTCGAGAGATTTAAATGTAACAACCGAATCATCCTTCCAGTCATCTGCTCCCGGCAATTTTCTTTCAGTAAAATAGTATGCGCATTTTTCAAGAAATCCTTGACAAAAACCTGTTTCCGACTCAAACATTATATCGCTTGTAACTTCAAAACTTAAAGAGATTACAGTATATTTTGAAGAAAGATGTTTTGCGAGCAACCTAAGCGTTGTCGTTTTTCCGTATTGTCTGCCGCGATTTATGGAAAAATATCCTCCGTTTTCGACCAATTGTGAAATTTGCTCAATTTTCTCACTGACATCTGCCATATAATGTAAATTAGGCACGCAAAGTCCTGTTGTATTAAATTTACGCATACTGTCTTCCCTTTCATAATTATGTGTAAAAATACGTTTTGCCGTGGGTGGAAATGGTGTGTTGAAAAGAAAACAAGCGAAATACGAAAAAAGGTTGTATATTGCTTGTGAACTAAAAAACATATTTTAGATACTTGCTTACGAGAGATTTGCTTAATATAGTATTTTCGATATTTAGAAAAAAAAATAGTTTTCATATTCACACATTTGACGAGTGGCATTTAGTATTTTCATTGCAGAAGGAAGGAAATATCGAAATGATACCAAAGAAAATTCACTATTGCTGGTTAAGCGGCGATGAAATTCCCGAAATGTTGCAAAAATGTATGGCAACTTGGAAAGAAAAAATGCCTGATTATGAATTTATACTGTGGGATAAGAGTAAATTTGATGTAAATTCCGTTCGTTGGGTAAAAGAGGCGTACGATGCAAAGAAATACGCTTTTGCTGCCGATTATATAAGATTTTATGCCTTATACAATTACGGTGGAATATATTTGGACACAGATGTCGAAGTATTAAAAACGTTTGATCCGCTTTTAAGCAACAAAAGTTTTATGGGATTTGAGTATATTTCAACACCGGAAGCCGCAGTAATCGGCACAGAAGCAGGCGTCAACTGGATAAAAAAATGCTTGGAATATTACAATGGTAAATCTTTTTATGATGAAAATGGAAATATAAGAAATTTGGCTGTTCCTATTATGATGAAAGCAAATTTGCAAAAACTTTATAAGCAAGAAATAAGGGATACATCGTCGATACAACATTTTGATGACCTTGATTTATATCCGTATCAATATTTTTCACCAAGAGATCCATATAAAAACCGCATAAATGTTAACTCTGATACATATTGCATACATCATTCGGTTGGCTCTTGGTGCAATGGCGGACGAAAAACAATAAACAGATACAAGAATTTATTGCTAGTATATATATTAGGAAAGAGAAAGTACGACGAAATTTTGTTCCGACACCTCTATAAAAGAATTAAAAAAGAAGTAGAAAACTGAATTACGAAAACTTATTTTTTCAATGGAAGGTAATTAACAATGATACCTAAAAAAATTCATTACTGCTGGTTAAGCGGCGAAGAATTTCCCGACAAAGTAAAAAAATGTATGCAGACGTGGAAAGATATAATGCCCGATTACGAATTTATCTTGTGGGATATGGACAGATTTGACATAAATTCTGCTGATTTTGTAAAAGAAGCGGTTAACGTAAAAAAATGGGCGTTTGCCTCCGATTACATTCGCCTGCACGCGCTTTATACTGAAGGTGGAATTTATTTGGACACAGATGTTATTGTAAAAAAATCTTTCGACGGTTTTCTTGAGCACGACTTTTTTTCCGCCATAGAATTCTTTCCCTACATAGGCAACAAAAATTTTATTGACCTTTATGATGACGGAACTGTAATGCAAAGAATTTCGGGGTATGCGTTGCAATCTGCAATTTTCGGCTCGGTTGCAGGGCACCCATTTCTGAAAGACTGCTTGAATTTTTATAAAGACAGACATTTTATTCTTCCCGACGGCTCTTTTGCCGATAAAATAATATCCCCCGATATTTGTGCAACTATTGCGCAAAAGTATGGTTTTCGCTACAAAAACGAGGAGCAGAACTTGGCGCACGGAATGATAATTTTCCCATCTTCAATTTTAGCATCGAATGTATGGGGATTTACAAAAAATTCTTTCGCAATTCATTGTGCTGTTGGAGGTTGGCGCAGCAAATCTTTTTGGGGCAAACTTATCACGAACAACACTTTGGTTAGAAAATTAGTTAAGCGTCCACCTGTAATAAAAGACGAGTATGAATTTGTCCAAAACAGCCCTGTTTGGCAAGAATGCAAGGAGGAAAAATGATACCGAAAAAAATTCATTACTGCTGGTTAAGTGGTGAAGAATATCCCGACGACATAAAAAAGTGTATGCAAACATGGACTGACATAATGCCGGATTACGAATTTGTCTTGTGGGATAAGAATAGATTCGATGTAAATTCCGTTGCTTGGGTAAAAGAGGCATACGAAGCGAAAAAATATGCTTTTGCGTCAGATTATATTCGTCTTTACGCTCTGTATAATGAAGGAGGAATTTATTTGGATACAGATGTTTTGGTGGGAAAAAGGTTTGATGCGTTTCTAAACTATGATTTTTTCACTTCGCTGGAAAACAAAAAAAAACGAAGACAAAGCGAAACCGTATGCCAAACATTCAACGAATTATCAGAGGAAACAGAAACTAAAATAAGTTCAAATACTTACGGATTTCAAATAGCAGTCATGGGCGCAAAAGCAAAAAATGAATTTATCGGAGACTGTTTGAAATGGTATGAAGAACATAGTTTCAAACTTCCGGACGGAACATTAAGAGACAAATTTTCAATAGGAATAGGACCAGACATTTGTTCTTCAATCGCCCAAAAATACGGTTTCAAATATGATACGCCGCAAGTTCAGTATTTCGGAAAAAACATGGTTGTGTTTCCTGCGAAATATTTTCCTAATGACCCGAACGTTGCTACAAAAGAAACGTATGCAGTTCATTTATGTAAGGGTGGTTGGGTGCCAAAGCTCTCTTTTTATTACATGTACAGAGTCTTTGCAAATAATATTTCAAAATTGAAAAATGTGTTCAAGAACAGAAATAAAAATCAGGCTTTTGACGCTGTAAAAAAATTAATTACCGAATAAAGAAAATCAAACTATGGCAACAAAAAAAAACATCTCTAAAATATTGCAAAAATGTGTAAAATACATAAAAAAACCGAACATTTTTTTCAGAGCAATTTTAAGAAACTGCGAAGATATTATTTATGCCGTTAAACACCGAGAAATAAAAACCAAATACGGAAATGAAAATCCCAATTCTAAATTTTATATAATCGGATTTAACGCAGGTTGGACCGGAATTGCTTGGATAATTATTCATGTTATAGAACACATCAGGTATGCAAAAGATAAAAATTATATTCCGCTTGTCGATTTACAAAATTTCAGTAGCCAATACATTTCTCCTGAAAATATAGACAAGGAAAACTTGTGGGAATATTGGTTTATACAACCGACAGAATACGAACTGTCGGCTATTACAAATTGTAAGAATATTATTAAAAGCAGAAAAAGCTCGTTCCCAAATTACAAATACCAACTCAAATACTGGGACTATAAAAATGAAACATATATAAAAAATTTACAATCCATATATAAAAAACACATAAAATTCAATGATAACACGCTAATGAAAATACAAAATTTGCAAAACAGTATTATAGGCGACAAAAAAGTCTTGGGAATAATGTGCAGAGGCACAGATTTTTCAAAGCAGAAACCGGCTAATCATCCAATTCAACCAAACGCGCAAGATATTATTGAGGAAGCGGAAATTATAATGAAGAAATACGGTTGCAGTCATATTTTTTTGTCAACTGAAGATAACGAGATTTACGATTTGTTTTTTGAGAAATTTGGGGATGTTCTTTTATCTATACCGCAAAAAAGATTTTGCCAAAAAGATATTGAAGGGCAAACTTTTTTGTCTGATTTATCTGTCCCAAAAGAACGCAAAGAAATCGCATTTTCATATCTTGCGTCAATGTTCATTCTTTCAAAATGTGCATGCTTTACGGGAGGCATCACCGGTGGTTCACTTCTTGTGAAGATTATGAGCGACGGCTTTGAATTTGAACATCTTCACGACTTGGGAATATATCCCGACAATGTAAGTTTCGGCGAAGAATGGAAGCGCTTTTATGAAGAATTGTCGGGAAAAAGAACAAGAAAATGAAACTTTTCATTGTTGCTTTTTTCTAAACTTTTTTTGCTCTTATAACTCCACGTCTTATATATGGATTAGCAGTCTCTTTCTCTACATTTTGCCACCAAACAATCATATATCCTTTGGAGTATTCCGTTGTAAATTCTAATTTTTCCAAACGTTCTTTTAATTCTTCCGCAGCATTTTTCAGATGATATGTTGCCAAAAGCAATTTTATATCTTTTTGACTTGCGAGTATTTTTTGACCGCCGTTTACCAATTTCACTTCTGCGCCTTCGATATCCGCCTTTACAAAATTTATAATTTTATTTTCAAAAAAACAATCCAGAGTTATATTTGTGTTATCGTTTACATCCGATATGTATTTATTAACTATCACAACTTTTTCTTTCCAAGGTTCAAATGTTTTTTGCAATGCCTTTATCCAAGCGGGATTAGACTCAAACAGGTAAATTTTTTTCGCTATTTCTACATATTTTAGCGCCCAAATCCCTTCTGCTGCGCCAATGTCGGCAATAACATCGCCATTTTTTACAATAAAATCCTTTGTTCATATCTATGTGGTGAATCTTGGTCCTGTTCCATACGTAATTCATCATAATATCTACGAATACTTGCAGTGCTCCATCCCTTTGGAAAAAACATTTTTTTATTTTCATAAAATACATAATTCATTTTACACGCCTTGTCGTAATCTATACGATATTTTTTTGTAAAATTACCGGGAAACATTGTAATTGGATTATCATCATTTTTGAAATATTCTATTATATTTCGTAATTCGGGCTCTTGCTCATCAATATTTAAGCCAAGAAAATAACGTTTGGCTGATTTTGCACCTTCGCTTTCACTACCATCCCCTGCAAATCCCGCTCCTTGCCATTTATATTTTCTATCTGCTATTCCCGATGGCGTCCAAAATTCAACTATTTTTCTTATAGCACCTATAAGTTGCCTTAATATTCTCATCAATATCACCTTCTTGTTTAATTTAATACTAAAATAATAAATTGTACGCATTATATACAAAAAATTTGCATTCTCACTTATAAAAAAACTATTTTTATGATTAAAAAATAAAGTCATTTAAGGAAACAATCTATCTATGAGTAAAATATCTGTCGCTATGACGACATATAACGGCGAAAAGTTTTTGCAAAAACAACTTGACAGCATAACTAAACAATCGCGGCAAGTTGATGAACTTATAGTTTGTGATGACGGTTCTAACGACAATACCGTAAATATCCTTAATGGATTTTACAATACTGCGCCGTTTCCCGTAAAAGTTATTATTAATGAAAAAAATTTAGGTAGTACAAAAAATTTTGAAAAATGCATGGCTCTCTGCGAAGGCGATATTATAATTTTATGCGACCAAGACGATGTTTGGCTAACGGATAAAGTTAAAATACTGGAAGAAATGTTTTTAAGTAATCCGAATTGCGAAATGGCTTTTACAAACGCTATGACAATAGACGAAACAGGAAAGCCGTTGAACGAATTGTTGTGGTCTTGCTTCCGTTTCAATGAAAAAAAACAAAAATTGCTGAAAAATGGAAAAGGATTAAGATGCTTTGCCGGAGAAAATGTTGTTACAGGCGCCGCATCGGCAGTGAAAAAGTCTTTTTTCGAAAAAACGCGACCTTTTCCTGTCGATTTAGTGCACGACCATTGGTTAGCTACAATAGCAGTGTTAAACAAAAGTTTGTTTTTCAGTAATGTAATTACAATAAACTATCGCATACATCCATCACAACAATTAGGATTAGAAATTGACACTAATAACAAAAAACTTATAAAAAAAATTAACATTAATAATTTATGCGACCATAATATAGTAATAAACAAGGCAGAAATCACAATTAAAGAGCTCAATAAAAGATTTCACCTAACAGACGAGCAACGCAAAATTTTTATTGATAAAATTAAATTTTATTCATTCCGCGAAAATCTTATACCTAACAGGTTAATACGTAGTTCAAAGATTTTTTCTAATATGCTTTGCGGAAATTATCATAAATTTACAAACGGCTTTTTAAGCGTAGCCAAAGATTTGTTAAGAAATGCGGGAGGTATTCGTTGATAGTAAATAATAATAATCTTGTATCAGTTCTTATTGTAAACCGGAGCAGTGCAGAAGTTTTGCCGGAATGCTTAAAAAGCGTACTTGAACTTAATTGTAAAAATATTGCGCGTTTTAAAATAAAAAAAAATGAATTTTATCGTTTAAAAAAACACAAAAAAACAAGTATTATATAAGGTTAAATAATTTGTTTTCAAATTCGATAAATAACAAAAAAATATTGAAAAATACTCTTGCTTTGTATTTTCGTCAAATAATAACGATGTTTGTCGCATTGTTCACCTCAAGAATCGTCTTACAAACGCTCGGAGTTACCGATTTCGGAATAAATAATGTTGTAGCCGGAGTCGTGGCAACTTTCGGATTTATGAGCGGTACGCTAATGAACATAACGCAAAGATTTATTTCGGTAGAATTAGGAAAAAGCGGAGAGCTGAGCGTGTTGAAAAAAATATTTTCTACAAGTATGATTTTACACATAGGAGCCGCCGTTATAGTCCTTATTCTTGCACAAACTGCGGGGGTATGGTTTTTGAATAACATGCTTGTAATCCCCGAAGAAAGGATGCTTGCTGCTAACTGGGTTTATCAATTTGCCGTTCTGAGTTTTGTGATGTCGTTGCTGAATGCCCCGCTTATGGCTCTTATAGTTTCTCACGAAGATATGCACATATACGGATATATGGGAATTTTTGATGTGGCGGCACGACTTCTTACGGTTTATTTGTTGGTGATTATAAATGCGGATAAACTTATACTTTTTGCACTGTTCGGTTTTGCGGTTACTTGTTCGGTATGGCTTTTTTATTTTATTTACTGTCGAAAAAACTACCAAGAAGCAAGATTTTCGTTTGTTTATGACAAGTCGCTGATAAAAGATTTAGGAAAATTCGGCGGATACGTATTCGGAGGAAATATTTCTGCTATATTAGTAATTGAAGGGGTAAATATTATGATGAATATCTTTTTTGGTCCGGCAATAAATGCTGCAAGAGGATTAGCCAATTCTATTAGTGTCGCTTTATTGTCATTCGGAAACAATTTCAGGCAAACCTTAACTCCGCAAATAACAATGTCGTATGCCGCAAACAATACGGAAGCGACTTGGACATTGGTTGAGCGCGGAACTCGAATGTATTATTTCCTGCTTTTTGTCTTTTCTCTTCCGGTTTTAGCGGAAACGGAATTTATACTAAAACTCTGGCTCGGAAACGTTCCCGAACATACGGCAATATTTACCAAACTCATGATTATTCACGTCTTGGTATTGAGCATATCTTCGACCTGTTGGTCGGTAGTTCATGCTTCCGGAAAAGTTAAGTTAATATATTGTTTGAGCTA
This window encodes:
- a CDS encoding FkbM family methyltransferase gives rise to the protein MIVNKYISDVNDNTNITLDCFFENKIINFVKADIEGAEVKLVNGGQKILASQKDIKLLLATYHLKNAAEELKERLEKLEFTTEYSKGYMIVWWQNVEKETANPYIRRGVIRAKKV
- a CDS encoding polysaccharide biosynthesis protein encodes the protein MIPKKIHYCWLSGEEYPDDIKKCMQTWTDIMPDYEFVLWDKNRFDVNSVAWVKEAYEAKKYAFASDYIRLYALYNEGGIYLDTDVLVGKRFDAFLNYDFFTSLENKKKRRQSETVCQTFNELSEETETKISSNTYGFQIAVMGAKAKNEFIGDCLKWYEEHSFKLPDGTLRDKFSIGIGPDICSSIAQKYGFKYDTPQVQYFGKNMVVFPAKYFPNDPNVATKETYAVHLCKGGWVPKLSFYYMYRVFANNISKLKNVFKNRNKNQAFDAVKKLITE
- a CDS encoding AAA-like domain-containing protein produces the protein MRKFNTTGLCVPNLHYMADVSEKIEQISQLVENGGYFSINRGRQYGKTTTLRLLAKHLSSKYTVISLSFEVTSDIMFESETGFCQGFLEKCAYYFTERKLPGADDWKDDSVVTFKSLDIFLSKVCKEKNFVLMIDEVDKSSNNLLFLKFLGVLRDKHLKRADKVGATFQSVILAGVYDIKNLKVKMVSAGIHELKDGEKRLNSPWNIAINFTVDMSLNVKEIASMLTEYENDYKTGMNIEEIAQEIRKYTSGYPYLVSRICQCLEVSKSWTVAGVQEAVKIILQEKSTLIDDLGKNIDSNKELADLLYDIAINGNSYVYNTAEPAMDLGITFGFLRNKNGQAVIDNLIFETVICSYFSIKKQLKGISINRVLPEDIIENSKFDMELCVQKFTEHYYELFKESGKNFLEDECRMLFLTYMKPLINGKGFYHIESETRNARRMDVVVDYFTDQFIVELKLWYGEAAHEKAYDQLCDYLESKNNNLGFLLTFDFRNNENIGKPQFKWVEYKGKKIFDCMVGY
- a CDS encoding VanZ family protein; translated protein: MSKNIIRKIPAILIMIVIFTLSSLHGDNEFLNAFELNDKLKHIIAYFTLGTFLCLWIPREKWLAKPLFWGALVVITGTVFGILDEFHQSFVPGRSGNDIGDIIANFIGSLISPFVYFAVIYYQRRRHTEHPPEPTP
- a CDS encoding lipopolysaccharide biosynthesis protein, coding for MKNTLALYFRQIITMFVALFTSRIVLQTLGVTDFGINNVVAGVVATFGFMSGTLMNITQRFISVELGKSGELSVLKKIFSTSMILHIGAAVIVLILAQTAGVWFLNNMLVIPEERMLAANWVYQFAVLSFVMSLLNAPLMALIVSHEDMHIYGYMGIFDVAARLLTVYLLVIINADKLILFALFGFAVTCSVWLFYFIYCRKNYQEARFSFVYDKSLIKDLGKFGGYVFGGNISAILVIEGVNIMMNIFFGPAINAARGLANSISVALLSFGNNFRQTLTPQITMSYAANNTEATWTLVERGTRMYYFLLFVFSLPVLAETEFILKLWLGNVPEHTAIFTKLMIIHVLVLSISSTCWSVVHASGKVKLIYCLSYIFNGLILMLSYLACVIGYPPHYVLGVNLAVILILYQPVFLFASKKLYGFPIKSFAKRALVPILRVSVVAFLPFYFTDKLFAESTLRSFITIAASMLWTVILVVFIGLTKNERVKIFAFLKRKFLILF
- a CDS encoding glycosyltransferase family 2 protein — translated: MSKISVAMTTYNGEKFLQKQLDSITKQSRQVDELIVCDDGSNDNTVNILNGFYNTAPFPVKVIINEKNLGSTKNFEKCMALCEGDIIILCDQDDVWLTDKVKILEEMFLSNPNCEMAFTNAMTIDETGKPLNELLWSCFRFNEKKQKLLKNGKGLRCFAGENVVTGAASAVKKSFFEKTRPFPVDLVHDHWLATIAVLNKSLFFSNVITINYRIHPSQQLGLEIDTNNKKLIKKININNLCDHNIVINKAEITIKELNKRFHLTDEQRKIFIDKIKFYSFRENLIPNRLIRSSKIFSNMLCGNYHKFTNGFLSVAKDLLRNAGGIR
- a CDS encoding polysaccharide biosynthesis protein: MIPKKIHYCWLSGEEFPDKVKKCMQTWKDIMPDYEFILWDMDRFDINSADFVKEAVNVKKWAFASDYIRLHALYTEGGIYLDTDVIVKKSFDGFLEHDFFSAIEFFPYIGNKNFIDLYDDGTVMQRISGYALQSAIFGSVAGHPFLKDCLNFYKDRHFILPDGSFADKIISPDICATIAQKYGFRYKNEEQNLAHGMIIFPSSILASNVWGFTKNSFAIHCAVGGWRSKSFWGKLITNNTLVRKLVKRPPVIKDEYEFVQNSPVWQECKEEK
- a CDS encoding glycosyl transferase, with protein sequence MIPKKIHYCWLSGDEIPEMLQKCMATWKEKMPDYEFILWDKSKFDVNSVRWVKEAYDAKKYAFAADYIRFYALYNYGGIYLDTDVEVLKTFDPLLSNKSFMGFEYISTPEAAVIGTEAGVNWIKKCLEYYNGKSFYDENGNIRNLAVPIMMKANLQKLYKQEIRDTSSIQHFDDLDLYPYQYFSPRDPYKNRINVNSDTYCIHHSVGSWCNGGRKTINRYKNLLLVYILGKRKYDEILFRHLYKRIKKEVEN